The Euwallacea fornicatus isolate EFF26 chromosome 5, ASM4011564v1, whole genome shotgun sequence genome includes the window ttgaaaacattaCAGTAAAGTCTTCAGAAACCCTATTCCTGCTTGCCACTGCCTATTATAGGAGCGGCCGCAAGGCCCAGGCCTACAATGCCCTACTGAATGGATGCGATCATGAGTATTCTCCTCAATGTCAGCTGTTGCATGGTGTTTGTGCTTTTGAGCTAGAAAAGTATGCTGAAGCTGAGTCAGCGATTGTGGCCACTGCTGATGGTTCAACAAGGACTCTTGATGATGTTGTGGCTGATTTTGGTGACCAGGCCTCATTTGCTTTAATGTTGTTGGGGAAAATTGCCTCTAAATATGAGGGAAGAATGAGGGCAGCAGAGGCTTGGCGAAAAGCCTTGAGACTCAATCCCTTTTTGTTTTCTGCCTTTGAGCTTCTATGTAATCTGGGAGAAAAACCTGATGCAGGTAGTGTGTTCCAGGCAGATAATATTGGTATGTAAACTTGGTTGATGCGTGAGGTGTTGGTTATATTTTTTGGGtgttttagaaaatatgtcaACATGCCAGGGCCAATTAAATGGGCTCATTGAAAGTGTTATTTTGCATAACAACACTGAATGTAGCACTGCATCAACACCACCTCAAATTCTGTCAAATGCCATTCCTCCTAGGTAAAGtaaagttgatttttaaatgtttatgcTTATTGTATTACCACTGCAGTATTAAACGTAAGGCCAGAGGCCTAACAGGGGTCAACTCCATGTCTCCTACATTGGTGTCTGGGTGCAATCCTCTGTTATTCAACACCCACATTAAGCATAGCAATTTGCTGAAGTTCAGAGCAACTGAGTCTGAGGTTGAGGATGTTAGTTCTTTGCTTATAGGAGCTATGAGTTTTCCTTACAGTGATTTTCTAGAGTCCCAGCTTTGGCCTCCTTTTAGACAACAGTTGGGAGAAGCTAGAGAGCACCCCTGAGCTTCCTTTGATAAAATCCCCTGAACCCTGTTTTAACATTGCAAAAAGGCTAAGATCTCATGAGGTTGAGCAGAATGTGACCCCTCACAATAAAGAGTCATTGGTTCTTCTCAATTGTAAACCTGTACTGAGCCAGTCTCAAGGAtgggtacattttaaaattttttagagtaTTTAGTATCTGtacttaatattttgttttctagcAAAGCGCCAGTCACTCGCCCCCTGTATCAGGGTTGAGTGGTGCTTCAACACCTTTAATGCTAGAGCCAAATCAAAATGTTAGAAGAAGCTCCAGACTGTTTAGGtaagttttttcttgttaCGATTCATATGCGTTAATGGAAATGTCAGTTCTAGCTCAGTAAAGGAGAATGATAAGTCGAATCGTGATATGTTTGCCTTTCCGAAATTAAGTTCACCAAAGGCATCGAAGAAAGTCAAACAGAGGGTGGCCCGGAATCTGGTTAATAAGAACACAAACATGGAGAATCAGAATCAGGTTAATGAAAATAAGGTGAGTTAGTGCTAGTTTGTCAGATTCATGGTTTCTTTGAAGCAAACCAATCGCCGATAAATTTCAGTCGCCTCGTAAGGAAAAATGCGAAactgtgacgtctcaaacggACAAGGGCGGTTTGGAGCAGCAGGTAGAAGATGTATTTGAACTACAAAAGGAGAGCATTAACGGTCTGATGTCGCTATTGCGGACCTTGGGGCAGGCCTACTATGCGTTAAGTAGCTACGATTGCAAGGCCGCAATTGAGGTGCGCCTGCTCATTTacttgaaactttaaaaaaaggtaataCGTTATGTCTGGATGCAGCACCTGCAATTGCTGTCCTCGAACCAATTCAATACCCCCTGGGTGCAGTGCCTCTTGGCCTTGTCCTATTTCGAAATGAACGACTACGAGACCTGCGTGAAACACTTCCAATTGGTGCACGCACAGCACCCCCATCGACTGGACTACATGGACGTGTATTCTACCGCGTTGTGGCACCTGCAGAAAGAGGTGGCACTGAGTGCACTGGCCCAAGATCTCATCAGCACGGACAAAAACCATCCGGCCACGTGGTGCGTGAATGGCAACTGCTTTTCCATGCACAAGGAGCACGATACTGCCATCAAGTTCTTCCAAAGGGCAGTGCAAGTGGATCCGAGCTTTCATTACGCGTATACGTTGTTGGGTCATGAGTATATCACCACTGAGGAACTGGACAATGCTCTATGCTGTTTCCGGAACGCCATACGTATCAACGCACGCCATTACAATGCATGGTTTGGCATAGGGACCATTTACTCGAAGCAGGAGCGGTACAATTTGGGAGAGATGTACTATAATAGGGCACTCGCCATTAATCCTACCAGCTCTGTGATTTTGTGCCATATCGGAATCGTGCAGCATGCGCTCAATAAGGTAAGAAATATGACAATCGCTCAAGGATTTgggaaatcttttttttttctttaaagacTGAAAAGGCCTTGGAAACGTTCAACAAGGCTATCATTACGAACCCGAAATCGGCTCTCTGCAAGTTTCATAGGGGTTCTCTGTACTTTGCCATCGGTCAGCATTCAGAGGCTTTAAAGGAACTGGAGGAGCTCAAAGAGATTGTCCCCAAAGAATCCTCCGTCTATTACCTCATAGGAAAGGTGCACAAGAAGCTAGGCAATACAGATTTGGCGCTGCAGCATTTCAGCTGGGCCACGGATTTGGATCCGAAAGGTGCGAGCAGTCAGGTTAAAGAAGCATTCGATCCTGCTATCGGACGTGGTTCCCGCTCCTTCTGTTCTAACGCCGAAATGAGCGAGAATCCCCAGTCTCCCGATGATTACGAGTCGGCCAATTCCGGTGAgtaatcgtcttctttttatGTCATCTTGTATAACTTCTTCTTATGATAATCGCCAGCCAATCAAGGGGAAAGCATCAATTTCGACGGTCTGCCTGACGATAGCGAGGACAGTACATTCGATTAAATGTACGTTCGGATAACCGCTTTTAATAAAACCTAGTGGCAAGTTTGCAGTTATAGGTACTTAGTAGCGGCGTTTTCGTATACCAAAGCGAGTCGGTTAATAAACGCATTAATTCGTAATGTTAATAATTCGTATATAATTTTCATGTAATAATTTTGTGCATAATACtctctttaattttctgttgtaTTATAAGTCATTGAATTAGTCCATTTACACTGTGTTCAGCGATGTGGAGGAAAGTTATTTTGCGGTTATTATGTAGGGTGCCGAGTGTACGAATATTGAGAAAACTTTAtcttttgtttgattttttctggtaaataaaagcaatttatggaaattaaaaacttcaacTGCAACGGCCATTAAGGGATATGCTTACAATTAATGGGGTCATCGCTTTGCAACTTTATTTCCTAATGGCCTTGACCTCAATATCTACTAACGTCACTATTTTAATAGATGCgatatttgtttgtttattgaaGATATGGCGGGCGTGATTTTCAACGCTGTTTTGGTGCATATTTATGATTCTTTAAGTCCCGCcaatgtgaaataaaattattgaaaaaacgcCTAAGTATCCTCAAAGTCATTGTTAAATAGTAACTAAAATTGTCTGACGTAACGTAAGACCTTTaacttttctttcaaattcagaaattcaAATCTCCTTTAATCATCTCAAATCTGGACATTCTTAAGCATTACTCACCTCttcttaaagtaaaaattctgtTTACAATTTGTCACAAACAAAAtgctttttatttcaaatataaagaacatttttagagTCTTAAATTACATACATAAGtcttttaaaacacaaaaatacatCATAAATATGTTATAGTTCCACACTCAAAGTTACACCCCACCAGTAAGTTCCTTGAACATGTCTCCCATCAGAATACTGTCTAAGGCCTTCTGCACTGAAGGATCCTTTAGCAGAGGTGGTGGTGCTTCCTGCGTTGCAGGTTCCAGTGCTGTAATGGACGCAGGAATCACTAACTCATTTGATTTGTTCAGAATGCTCAAGATCCGGTTTTGCAGCTCACTTTGTTTGTCCTTTGAGCCCTCACTTACGTCCTGACTAATACCTTCTGATACTTCATTTTCTTGCTGCAAATCTCGGCGATCCTGCAAGTATTTGATGATTCGGTCATACTGTGAAGTAGTGAGCATACGATTTTCAGCCAATAgattaaaaatcatttgaatgggAACTGGGTGTCGATCTGCCAGGCTCATTTTAACAGGGTCTTCTGGGGCTTTTTCACCTCTCATATAactctcaaaatttctttgtaTCAAAATCATTGCATCATCCAAAGGCATATTACGGTGCTCTTGAGGAATTCCATGCAGAATATTGAGAGTTAAGCTTCGATGTTCCTCATTTTGAGGCATTACTAGGATAGCATACAAGCACCCTCTGCTGGAGATATTGGCCAATACTTTGCCTATAGG containing:
- the Cdc27 gene encoding cell division cycle protein 27 homolog; the encoded protein is MIIQEPVEAAIWHCLNHYDYPDAIFLSERLYAEVKSSETLFLLATAYYRSGRKAQAYNALLNGCDHEYSPQCQLLHGVCAFELEKYAEAESAIVATADGSTRTLDDVVADFGDQASFALMLLGKIASKYEGRMRAAEAWRKALRLNPFLFSAFELLCNLGEKPDAGSVFQADNIENMSTCQGQLNGLIESVILHNNTECSTASTPPQILSNAIPPSIKRKARGLTGVNSMSPTLVSGCNPLLFNTHIKHSNLLKFRATESEVEDSPSFGLLLDNSWEKLESTPELPLIKSPEPCFNIAKRLRSHEVEQNVTPHNKESLVLLNCKPVLSQSQGWQSASHSPPVSGLSGASTPLMLEPNQNVRRSSRLFSSSSVKENDKSNRDMFAFPKLSSPKASKKVKQRVARNLVNKNTNMENQNQVNENKSPRKEKCETVTSQTDKGGLEQQVEDVFELQKESINGLMSLLRTLGQAYYALSSYDCKAAIEHLQLLSSNQFNTPWVQCLLALSYFEMNDYETCVKHFQLVHAQHPHRLDYMDVYSTALWHLQKEVALSALAQDLISTDKNHPATWCVNGNCFSMHKEHDTAIKFFQRAVQVDPSFHYAYTLLGHEYITTEELDNALCCFRNAIRINARHYNAWFGIGTIYSKQERYNLGEMYYNRALAINPTSSVILCHIGIVQHALNKTEKALETFNKAIITNPKSALCKFHRGSLYFAIGQHSEALKELEELKEIVPKESSVYYLIGKVHKKLGNTDLALQHFSWATDLDPKGASSQVKEAFDPAIGRGSRSFCSNAEMSENPQSPDDYESANSANQGESINFDGLPDDSEDSTFD